A single Chryseobacterium sp. DNA region contains:
- a CDS encoding DUF6122 family protein: MASTEILLLKSITHYFLHLVFPVFIALIFFRKNWKKAYLIMLATMLVDVDHLFANPVFDPSRNSIGFHFLHSYYAIAVYFLMLFFKGNIRIIAVGLLFHMLTDFQDFTLWSH; the protein is encoded by the coding sequence ATGGCCTCAACAGAAATTTTACTGCTCAAATCAATTACGCATTATTTTTTGCATCTGGTTTTCCCGGTGTTTATTGCCTTGATTTTTTTTCGCAAAAACTGGAAAAAGGCTTACCTTATTATGCTGGCTACAATGCTTGTAGATGTGGATCACCTTTTTGCCAATCCTGTTTTTGATCCTTCAAGAAATAGTATTGGGTTTCATTTTTTACATTCCTATTATGCGATTGCGGTGTATTTTCTGATGCTGTTTTTTAAAGGGAATATCAGAATTATTGCAGTCGGGCTGTTGTTTCATATGCTGACAGATTTTCAGGACTTTACCCTGTGGTCTCATTAA
- a CDS encoding ionic transporter y4hA — MRLKELLHYTYIFPVLAVGYYFSGMIGEGVIYDIIAGILLIGSVLSAVHHAEVVAHKVGEPFGTIILALCITIIEVALIISLMVAGGDQAITLARDTVFAAVMLILNGILGICILVGGVKYHEQFFARTSATTYLVSIVSILVLTLVLPNFTSSVNGPFYNEAQLIFISIACLAIYGVFLMVQTVRHRSYFIVPDEHPEEHYIPSLTKTVISFVFLVVCLAIVVLMAKGLSDTIENMVQSLGAPKSLVGVIIAAVVLLPEGVAAIRAARANQIQSSLNLALGSALASIGLTIPAVSAVCIMYDIPLVLGLDKKDVILLSLSVFIVMLSLSRGKTNVLYGTVLLVNLAAYIFTVIVP; from the coding sequence ATGAGACTTAAAGAACTTTTACATTATACTTATATTTTTCCTGTTCTTGCGGTAGGGTACTACTTTTCCGGAATGATAGGAGAAGGGGTTATCTATGATATTATTGCCGGAATTTTATTGATCGGGAGTGTGCTGTCGGCGGTACACCATGCTGAAGTGGTAGCCCATAAAGTAGGCGAGCCTTTTGGAACCATTATCCTGGCCCTCTGTATCACAATTATTGAAGTGGCGTTGATCATCTCACTGATGGTTGCCGGCGGAGATCAGGCGATCACGCTGGCCAGAGATACCGTTTTTGCTGCCGTAATGCTTATTCTTAATGGAATTTTGGGAATCTGTATTCTGGTAGGTGGCGTTAAATACCACGAACAGTTCTTTGCAAGAACTTCTGCCACAACTTACCTGGTAAGTATCGTTTCAATTTTGGTGCTTACCCTTGTTCTTCCAAATTTTACTTCAAGTGTCAACGGACCTTTCTATAATGAAGCTCAGCTTATCTTTATTTCCATTGCCTGCCTGGCCATATATGGCGTTTTTCTCATGGTGCAGACCGTACGGCACAGGAGTTATTTTATAGTACCTGATGAGCATCCTGAAGAACATTATATTCCTTCACTGACGAAAACAGTGATAAGTTTTGTCTTTCTGGTCGTTTGTCTGGCGATTGTTGTGCTCATGGCAAAAGGATTATCCGATACCATTGAAAATATGGTACAAAGTTTAGGAGCTCCCAAGTCGTTGGTCGGAGTGATTATTGCTGCTGTAGTTCTTCTTCCGGAAGGGGTAGCGGCCATTCGTGCGGCAAGGGCCAATCAGATCCAGTCCAGTCTGAATCTGGCATTGGGTTCAGCGCTGGCCAGTATAGGATTGACAATTCCGGCCGTTTCAGCAGTATGTATCATGTACGATATTCCACTGGTGTTGGGATTGGATAAAAAAGATGTTATTCTGCTTTCTTTATCCGTATTTATTGTTATGCTTTCACTGAGCCGGGGAAAGACCAATGTCCTTTACGGAACAGTTCTTTTAGTGAATCTTGCAGCATATATATTTACGGTGATTGTTCCTTAA
- a CDS encoding group III truncated hemoglobin, protein MKKLESREDIEHLVNSFYSKVIKDETIGFFFSDIAKVNWDLHLPKMYSFWESILFGQMTYKGNPMGVHFPINEIQAMEQQHFDRWLELWRTTIEENFVGENADMAVYKSENIARLMAFKMELARRL, encoded by the coding sequence ATGAAAAAGCTTGAATCAAGAGAAGATATTGAACATCTTGTTAACTCATTTTACAGCAAAGTCATTAAGGATGAAACCATTGGATTCTTTTTCAGTGATATTGCAAAAGTGAACTGGGACCTGCATCTTCCGAAAATGTATTCTTTTTGGGAATCAATTCTTTTTGGGCAAATGACTTACAAAGGAAATCCTATGGGAGTCCATTTTCCAATCAACGAGATCCAGGCTATGGAGCAGCAACACTTCGACCGATGGCTGGAACTCTGGCGAACGACAATAGAGGAAAATTTTGTAGGAGAAAATGCAGATATGGCGGTCTACAAATCAGAAAACATTGCCAGACTGATGGCATTCAAAATGGAACTGGCCCGAAGACTGTAA
- a CDS encoding ion channel, with the protein MKTIFYLCIEEKRNRKWVFHQFLLFFNQKIRSMTRGFRKIIRQKNTENSGFGSNASGRFINKDGLPNVRRTGVNVFNRLSWYHTMLNLSSFRFISYLVVAYILINLVFAMIYYMIGVEHLTGIDKSDPLNEFIDVFFFSSQTFTTVGYGRIAPVGFLASLVATFEAFLGLLTFAIATGLFYGRFSRPRAYLRFSDIAVIAAFQDAAALMFRLAPYKNNALTDADVILSAAIEVIEDGIPKSNFYRLETQLSKINTLALNWTVVHKIDENSPFYGFSEEDFKTTDIELIVQVRAFDEVFSNTVVQRSSYVTGEIVYGARFVPMYYPNKDHLATVLDLDKINEYQKEELPSSARNKE; encoded by the coding sequence ATGAAAACAATCTTTTATCTTTGTATCGAAGAAAAAAGGAATAGAAAATGGGTGTTTCATCAATTCCTGTTGTTCTTTAATCAAAAAATAAGATCAATGACCAGAGGGTTCAGAAAAATAATCCGGCAGAAAAATACTGAAAACAGTGGTTTCGGAAGCAATGCATCGGGAAGGTTTATCAATAAAGATGGTCTTCCGAATGTTCGGAGAACGGGAGTGAATGTATTCAATAGATTGAGTTGGTATCATACGATGCTGAATCTATCCTCTTTTCGTTTTATTTCCTATCTGGTAGTTGCTTATATTCTTATTAATCTGGTGTTTGCAATGATTTATTATATGATTGGAGTAGAGCACCTTACGGGAATTGATAAAAGCGATCCGCTCAATGAGTTTATTGATGTTTTCTTTTTCAGCTCACAGACATTTACTACGGTAGGGTACGGAAGAATTGCTCCTGTGGGTTTTTTAGCGAGCCTGGTGGCTACTTTTGAAGCTTTTTTGGGATTGCTTACCTTTGCCATTGCAACCGGGCTTTTTTACGGAAGATTCTCAAGGCCGAGAGCTTATCTGAGATTTTCTGATATTGCGGTGATTGCTGCTTTTCAGGATGCGGCGGCACTGATGTTCAGACTAGCTCCTTATAAAAATAATGCGCTGACGGATGCCGATGTCATTCTATCGGCAGCAATAGAAGTGATTGAAGACGGGATACCCAAAAGCAATTTTTATAGATTAGAGACACAATTGAGTAAAATCAATACATTGGCGCTCAACTGGACCGTGGTTCATAAAATAGATGAAAATTCGCCATTTTATGGCTTCTCAGAAGAGGATTTTAAAACAACGGATATTGAACTGATTGTTCAGGTACGTGCATTTGATGAAGTTTTCTCAAATACGGTCGTTCAAAGGTCTTCTTATGTAACAGGAGAAATTGTTTACGGAGCCCGATTTGTTCCGATGTATTATCCGAATAAAGATCATCTTGCGACGGTCCTGGATCTGGATAAGATCAATGAATACCAAAAGGAAGAGCTTCCGTCTTCGGCAAGAAACAAAGAATAA
- a CDS encoding YkgJ family cysteine cluster protein, producing the protein MDLDFYKKQALQKQKEHKKFLDGLKKKPPKNLDYIVQETHDEVFEEIDCLQCANCCKTTGPLYTEKDIERIAKHLRMKSADFESKFLRVDEDHDKVLQHLPCFFLNSDNTCSIYEVRPKACREYPHTDRKKIYQINHLMLKNTVICPAAFEFVEKMMKNVTK; encoded by the coding sequence ATGGATTTAGATTTTTATAAAAAACAGGCTTTACAAAAACAGAAGGAACATAAAAAGTTTTTAGACGGATTAAAGAAGAAACCGCCTAAGAATCTCGATTATATTGTGCAGGAAACCCATGACGAAGTTTTTGAAGAGATAGATTGCTTACAGTGCGCGAACTGCTGTAAAACAACAGGACCTTTGTACACCGAAAAAGATATTGAGCGTATTGCGAAACACCTTCGTATGAAATCGGCAGATTTCGAATCAAAGTTTTTGAGGGTAGACGAGGACCATGATAAAGTATTACAGCATCTTCCCTGTTTTTTCCTCAATAGTGATAATACCTGTTCCATCTATGAAGTAAGGCCGAAAGCATGCCGTGAATATCCGCATACTGACCGGAAAAAAATTTATCAGATCAATCATCTGATGCTTAAAAACACAGTGATCTGCCCCGCAGCCTTTGAATTTGTAGAAAAAATGATGAAGAATGTGACAAAATAA
- a CDS encoding iron chaperone — MQCFFYFYMMKNTFKNIDEYLLLFPEEIRKKLEQLRKAVHMQIPDLEEYIGYQMPAFKYKGKPLVYFAAYKNHIGFYPGAEGIKSFEEDFKEGNYKFSKGAVQFPVAKDLPLDLVQRIVASRIREIDQKKS, encoded by the coding sequence ATGCAGTGCTTTTTTTATTTTTATATGATGAAAAACACCTTCAAAAATATTGATGAATACCTCCTTTTGTTTCCAGAAGAAATTCGGAAAAAGCTTGAGCAGCTCAGAAAGGCTGTACATATGCAGATACCCGATCTGGAAGAGTATATCGGCTATCAAATGCCTGCTTTCAAATATAAAGGTAAACCATTGGTCTATTTCGCAGCGTATAAGAATCATATTGGTTTTTATCCCGGCGCTGAAGGAATAAAGTCCTTTGAGGAGGATTTTAAAGAAGGAAATTATAAGTTTTCGAAAGGAGCAGTGCAGTTTCCCGTTGCAAAGGATTTACCCCTTGATTTAGTCCAAAGGATAGTAGCATCCAGAATCAGAGAAATTGATCAAAAAAAATCCTGA
- the gdhA gene encoding NADP-specific glutamate dehydrogenase codes for MEQYNIDQKIQEFIAKIEAKNPNEPEFLQAVKEVAVTVIPFIATKKEYTGMKLLERMAEAERIIIFRVPWVDDKGEIQVNRGFRIQMNSAIGPYKGGIRFHPTVNLSVLKFLAFEQVFKNSLTTLPMGGGKGGSDFDPQGKSDMEVMRFCQAFMTELCKHIGPETDVPAGDIGVGAREIGYLFGQYKKIRNEFTGVLTGKGLAYGGSLIRPEATGYGVVYFAEQMLKTIGQDFKGKTVSVSGFGNVAWGVIKKATELGAKVVTISGPDGYIYDKDGISGEKIDYLLELRSSGNNRAEDYAKKYPSAEFHAGKRPWEVKCDVAFPSATQNELDLDDAKRLVENGCICVTEAANMPSTLDAINYFLDSKVLFSPGKASNAGGVATSGLEMTQNSIRLNWTSEEVDARLKEIMIGIHKACRDYGKDEDGYVNYVKGANIAGFVKVAEAMLAQGVV; via the coding sequence ATGGAACAATATAATATTGACCAGAAAATCCAAGAGTTTATTGCAAAAATTGAAGCAAAAAATCCTAACGAACCGGAATTTTTACAGGCTGTAAAAGAAGTTGCCGTAACCGTAATTCCATTCATTGCTACTAAAAAAGAATATACCGGAATGAAGCTGCTTGAAAGAATGGCTGAAGCTGAAAGAATTATTATTTTCAGAGTTCCATGGGTTGATGATAAAGGAGAGATTCAGGTTAACAGAGGGTTCAGAATTCAGATGAACTCTGCTATTGGCCCATACAAAGGAGGAATCCGTTTCCACCCTACTGTAAATTTATCAGTTCTTAAGTTCCTTGCATTTGAACAGGTATTCAAAAACTCTTTAACAACCCTTCCAATGGGCGGTGGTAAAGGAGGTTCTGATTTCGATCCACAAGGAAAATCCGATATGGAAGTAATGCGTTTCTGCCAGGCTTTCATGACAGAATTATGCAAGCACATCGGTCCTGAGACAGATGTCCCTGCAGGAGATATCGGTGTGGGAGCAAGAGAAATCGGATACCTATTCGGACAATACAAGAAAATCAGAAACGAATTCACAGGAGTTCTTACAGGAAAAGGTCTTGCTTACGGAGGTTCATTGATCCGTCCTGAAGCTACAGGATATGGTGTTGTATACTTTGCAGAGCAGATGCTTAAAACCATCGGACAAGATTTCAAAGGTAAGACAGTAAGTGTTTCAGGGTTCGGAAACGTAGCCTGGGGAGTGATCAAAAAAGCGACTGAGCTGGGTGCTAAGGTAGTAACCATCTCTGGTCCTGACGGATATATCTATGACAAAGACGGTATCAGCGGAGAAAAGATCGATTATTTATTAGAATTAAGATCTTCCGGAAACAACAGAGCTGAGGATTATGCTAAAAAGTATCCTTCTGCTGAATTCCACGCAGGAAAACGTCCTTGGGAAGTAAAATGTGATGTAGCATTCCCATCTGCTACCCAAAACGAACTGGATCTGGATGATGCAAAAAGATTAGTTGAGAACGGATGTATTTGTGTAACTGAAGCGGCTAACATGCCTTCTACACTGGATGCAATCAACTATTTCTTAGACAGTAAGGTATTATTCTCTCCTGGTAAGGCATCCAACGCCGGAGGTGTAGCCACATCAGGATTAGAAATGACCCAGAACTCTATCCGTCTTAACTGGACTTCTGAAGAAGTTGACGCAAGATTAAAGGAAATCATGATCGGTATCCACAAAGCTTGTAGAGATTACGGAAAAGACGAAGACGGCTATGTAAACTACGTAAAAGGGGCCAATATTGCAGGCTTCGTAAAAGTTGCAGAAGCTATGCTGGCTCAAGGAGTTGTGTAA
- the dprA gene encoding DNA-processing protein DprA, translating to MISEEYFYAVALRECSQIGDINFHKLIRTFGSAAETWKRAGKEYKKLEGIGQKTVADIGNEEHLKFAEKELKFCEKNNIRIRLKHRNETPRLLAECPDSPAILYQKGCIDDALPKVSIVGTRNMTTYGRQFIHDFFEATQSSSYVSVSGLALGADKEVHEQSIQHQKPTVAVLAHGFEFLYPSKNKKLSERILQEGGALLTEFGSSRKPDRENFIQRNRVVAGISPSTIVVETGFGGGSVSTATFANDYNREVFALPGKITDVYSQGCNQLIFHNKATAISTLKDLIILLGFNNPQEKTEELFPYSESAIQLTDNQNTIYQFIKQNPQISLDDMVQEIAISSHKILPVILELELLGKVKSFSGRQFIAI from the coding sequence ATGATCTCCGAAGAATACTTTTATGCCGTTGCACTGCGCGAATGCAGCCAGATTGGCGATATTAATTTCCATAAACTTATCAGGACTTTTGGCAGTGCAGCAGAAACCTGGAAGAGAGCCGGAAAGGAATATAAAAAGCTGGAAGGAATAGGACAGAAAACAGTTGCCGACATTGGAAATGAAGAGCATTTGAAATTTGCAGAAAAAGAACTGAAATTTTGCGAAAAGAATAATATCCGGATCCGGTTGAAACATCGGAATGAAACACCCCGGCTTCTTGCTGAATGTCCCGACTCCCCTGCAATACTCTATCAAAAGGGATGCATTGATGATGCTTTGCCAAAAGTAAGCATTGTAGGAACCCGGAATATGACCACTTATGGCCGCCAGTTTATTCATGATTTCTTTGAAGCTACACAATCCTCTTCCTATGTATCCGTAAGCGGGTTAGCATTAGGAGCTGACAAAGAAGTCCACGAGCAGTCCATTCAGCATCAAAAGCCTACAGTAGCTGTTCTAGCTCATGGTTTTGAATTCCTGTATCCTTCCAAAAACAAAAAACTTTCAGAGAGAATTCTTCAGGAAGGAGGAGCCCTATTGACCGAGTTTGGCTCATCAAGAAAACCGGACCGGGAAAATTTCATCCAAAGAAATAGGGTCGTTGCAGGAATTTCCCCTTCTACGATCGTCGTGGAGACTGGATTCGGAGGCGGATCTGTTAGCACCGCTACTTTTGCCAACGACTATAACAGGGAAGTTTTTGCACTCCCGGGAAAAATTACTGATGTATACAGCCAGGGATGTAATCAGTTGATTTTCCATAATAAAGCAACAGCTATTTCTACCCTAAAAGACCTTATCATTCTCCTGGGATTTAACAATCCTCAGGAGAAAACCGAAGAGCTGTTCCCCTACAGCGAATCCGCCATACAACTCACTGATAATCAAAACACAATATATCAATTCATAAAACAGAATCCGCAGATATCTTTAGATGATATGGTACAGGAAATTGCAATTTCTTCGCATAAAATCTTACCTGTAATTTTAGAATTGGAGCTTTTGGGGAAAGTAAAATCATTTTCCGGGAGGCAATTTATTGCAATTTAA
- a CDS encoding rhomboid family intramembrane serine protease: MLKNVISKRAIIYPLLMLSAMWFGYFLQMHGFFESCFGAIIPLLPEGLLGVITSPLLHGNIDHIIGNSIPIAVLMFLLYQFYPLVANKVFITGWLATGLLVWLLPPIDILTGEYMYTCTIGASGVVYVLAFFLFFSGVFKWNTKLLTISMLVVLYYGSLVWGMLPEELFYNMQEPSKISWQAHLSGAVVGSIIAFAFKNVGEKKKKYIWEFPNYYNEKDDKLWQEYKENHPEDFLELPYKKRDDIWDHLEELRRK, from the coding sequence ATGTTAAAAAATGTAATTTCCAAAAGAGCAATTATATACCCTTTGCTGATGCTTTCCGCAATGTGGTTCGGGTACTTTTTACAAATGCATGGCTTTTTTGAAAGTTGCTTTGGAGCGATTATCCCTTTATTACCGGAAGGCCTTTTAGGAGTGATCACTTCTCCTCTTTTGCATGGAAATATAGATCATATTATAGGAAATTCCATTCCGATAGCCGTTCTGATGTTTCTGCTGTACCAGTTCTACCCGCTGGTTGCCAATAAAGTTTTTATTACAGGCTGGCTGGCTACAGGGTTATTGGTCTGGCTGCTCCCGCCTATTGACATTCTTACAGGAGAATATATGTACACCTGTACCATTGGGGCTAGTGGTGTAGTATATGTTCTGGCTTTTTTCCTGTTTTTCAGCGGGGTATTCAAGTGGAATACCAAGCTGCTTACCATTTCAATGCTGGTGGTATTGTATTATGGAAGTTTGGTGTGGGGAATGCTTCCGGAAGAACTGTTTTATAATATGCAGGAGCCAAGCAAAATTTCCTGGCAGGCCCACCTTTCAGGCGCTGTAGTAGGAAGTATTATAGCTTTTGCATTTAAAAATGTAGGTGAAAAAAAGAAAAAATACATTTGGGAATTTCCTAATTATTATAATGAAAAGGATGATAAATTATGGCAGGAATATAAAGAAAATCACCCTGAAGACTTTTTAGAACTCCCTTATAAAAAAAGAGACGATATCTGGGATCATCTGGAAGAATTAAGAAGGAAGTAA
- a CDS encoding DUF3078 domain-containing protein → MKKFLLILSFFVGVSASAQEELKKDSAVVDTVKYWSVLGKNTLMINQAAFSNWVGGGGNNVGWLAGINYNMTYEKDKDLWENIIVLGYGQNDTKGLGIRKTQDVINVSTNYGRKFSKSWYFSLGAGLQSQFAAGYEDGNNPEAKKISNFMAPGYLNVGMGITYRPNDDLTVTLRPTNARWTFVFDKDLQVAGTYGLKSDGDSSLLQFGFLGTAAYKLKIMEDVNLTNTASVFSNYLDRPDRLVLAYGAILNLKVNKYISSNITIDLLYDHNQIEKTQLKQTLGIGFAYTLDNGVKRSERKDSQWWIKK, encoded by the coding sequence ATGAAGAAGTTTTTATTGATTCTTTCCTTTTTTGTAGGGGTTTCTGCAAGTGCACAAGAAGAATTAAAAAAAGATTCCGCAGTCGTTGACACGGTCAAATACTGGTCGGTTTTAGGAAAAAATACGTTAATGATTAATCAGGCTGCCTTTTCAAATTGGGTAGGTGGCGGAGGAAACAACGTAGGATGGCTTGCCGGCATCAATTATAATATGACGTATGAAAAAGATAAAGATCTTTGGGAAAATATTATTGTTCTGGGATACGGGCAGAATGACACCAAAGGACTGGGGATAAGAAAAACCCAGGATGTTATCAATGTTTCTACAAATTATGGACGTAAGTTTTCGAAAAGCTGGTATTTCTCTTTAGGGGCAGGGCTGCAGTCTCAGTTTGCTGCGGGGTATGAAGACGGCAATAATCCTGAAGCAAAGAAAATTTCAAATTTTATGGCACCAGGTTACCTGAATGTCGGTATGGGTATCACCTACAGACCAAATGATGACCTGACCGTCACTTTACGGCCTACCAACGCCAGATGGACTTTTGTTTTTGATAAAGATCTCCAGGTGGCAGGGACATATGGTTTGAAAAGTGATGGTGATTCTTCATTACTACAGTTCGGTTTTCTGGGAACGGCAGCGTACAAACTGAAAATCATGGAAGATGTCAATTTAACGAACACGGCGTCTGTCTTTTCGAATTATCTTGACCGTCCTGACAGGTTGGTTCTTGCGTATGGAGCCATTTTGAATCTAAAAGTTAACAAGTACATTTCGTCCAATATCACTATAGATCTGCTGTATGATCATAACCAGATAGAGAAAACACAGTTAAAACAAACTCTCGGTATCGGTTTTGCCTATACACTGGATAATGGGGTAAAGCGCTCCGAACGTAAAGACAGCCAATGGTGGATTAAGAAATAA
- a CDS encoding DUF3078 domain-containing protein, whose translation MKKLLLIASVSLGAIATAQEKKAEVPATDTVKAWSIQGQNTLMLNQAAFSNWVGGGANNVGWLAGVNYNLTYEKGKDLWENIIILGYGQNNTQGTGVRKTQDVINLSTNYGREFAKNWYYSMGVSLQTQFAPGYEDGNNPDAKKISNFFAPGYLNLGAGVTYRPNDNFTMTLRPANARWTFVLDKDLQKAGTYGLKNDGDSSLFQFGFLGTAIYKVKIMENISLVNTGTVFSNYLDHPERLVLGYSGVLNMKINKYISTNVTLDLLYDHNQIQKTQLKQTLGVGFAYNIDNGKKRSENKDNQSWLKK comes from the coding sequence ATGAAAAAACTTTTATTGATCGCTTCCGTTTCTCTGGGAGCTATTGCCACAGCTCAGGAAAAAAAAGCTGAAGTTCCTGCGACAGATACCGTTAAAGCATGGTCTATCCAGGGACAAAATACATTAATGCTTAACCAGGCAGCCTTTTCAAATTGGGTAGGTGGAGGAGCCAACAATGTAGGATGGCTTGCCGGTGTCAATTACAACCTTACGTATGAAAAAGGGAAAGATCTTTGGGAAAATATTATTATCCTGGGATATGGGCAGAACAATACCCAAGGTACCGGAGTAAGAAAGACCCAGGACGTTATCAACCTTTCTACAAATTATGGGAGAGAGTTTGCTAAAAACTGGTATTATTCGATGGGGGTAAGCCTTCAGACTCAGTTTGCTCCGGGATATGAAGACGGTAATAATCCTGATGCCAAAAAAATCTCAAATTTCTTTGCTCCAGGATATTTAAATTTAGGAGCGGGAGTCACTTACCGGCCTAATGATAATTTTACCATGACACTACGTCCGGCCAATGCCAGATGGACTTTTGTCCTGGATAAAGATCTTCAGAAGGCAGGAACCTACGGACTTAAAAATGACGGGGATTCCTCTCTTTTCCAGTTCGGGTTTCTAGGAACAGCTATTTATAAAGTAAAAATCATGGAAAATATCAGCCTGGTGAATACCGGGACTGTTTTTTCAAACTATTTGGACCATCCCGAAAGACTGGTTCTGGGATATAGCGGAGTCTTAAATATGAAGATCAATAAGTATATTTCTACCAATGTTACCCTGGATCTGTTATATGATCACAACCAGATACAGAAAACCCAGCTGAAACAGACTTTAGGGGTAGGTTTTGCTTATAATATTGATAACGGGAAGAAACGTTCTGAAAACAAAGATAACCAGAGTTGGCTCAAGAAGTAA
- the sufD gene encoding Fe-S cluster assembly protein SufD, which yields MSLNEQILNNHNEFLSTLRHRFLDERRVQALGKFAETGFPTKKDEEYKYTNLKEITEKDYNFFPKEHHNITKEQFDQLHLGEENFDWIVFVNGILHKELSKVSIENVEFLSFNYALNDDKHKEIFDQYFNGIASQDSAFTNLNLAYCKYGFFLKVPKNVVIEKPIHVFYISQNQDENTFYNTRNLLIVEEGAKVEVIESHHNFDSTYVLTNSVTEIFTYPNAKADWHKLQNDNNTSYLIDSTFAKQEKDSLTTVNTFSFGGKLVRNNLDFIHNGQNINSFMNGITIIGKDQLVDHHTAVHHNYPNCESYQNYKGIFDGNAHGVFNGKVFVDKIAQKTNAYQQNNNVLLSEGASIDTKPQLEIFADDVKCSHGCTVGQLNEDALFYLRARGISKKEAQALLLYAFANDAMQNVDIEPLKEKISKLLAEKLEVDIEF from the coding sequence ATGAGTTTAAACGAACAAATTTTAAATAATCATAACGAATTTCTAAGCACACTTCGTCACCGTTTTTTGGATGAAAGGAGAGTTCAGGCTTTAGGAAAGTTTGCAGAAACAGGTTTTCCAACAAAAAAAGACGAAGAATATAAATATACCAATCTAAAGGAGATCACGGAGAAAGATTACAACTTCTTTCCGAAAGAACACCATAACATCACTAAAGAGCAGTTTGACCAACTGCATTTGGGAGAGGAAAATTTTGACTGGATCGTATTTGTAAACGGCATACTTCATAAGGAGCTTTCAAAAGTTTCTATTGAAAATGTAGAATTCCTTTCATTCAATTATGCATTAAATGATGATAAGCATAAAGAAATCTTTGATCAGTACTTTAACGGTATTGCTTCTCAGGATTCAGCTTTTACCAACTTAAACCTTGCGTACTGCAAGTATGGATTCTTTTTAAAAGTGCCTAAAAATGTAGTCATTGAAAAGCCGATCCACGTTTTCTATATTTCTCAAAATCAGGATGAAAATACATTTTACAACACAAGAAACTTACTGATTGTAGAAGAGGGCGCAAAAGTAGAGGTTATTGAAAGTCACCATAACTTTGACAGCACGTATGTGCTGACCAACTCTGTGACAGAGATTTTCACTTATCCAAATGCAAAAGCGGATTGGCATAAGCTTCAGAACGATAACAATACCTCTTACCTGATTGACAGTACTTTTGCAAAGCAGGAGAAAGATAGTTTAACCACTGTAAATACATTCTCTTTCGGAGGTAAACTGGTAAGAAATAACCTGGATTTTATTCATAATGGGCAAAATATCAATTCATTTATGAACGGGATCACCATTATCGGAAAAGATCAGCTGGTAGACCACCATACGGCAGTTCACCACAACTATCCGAATTGTGAAAGCTACCAGAATTACAAAGGTATTTTCGACGGTAATGCACACGGTGTTTTCAATGGGAAAGTTTTTGTTGATAAAATTGCTCAGAAAACGAATGCATACCAGCAGAACAACAATGTCCTGCTAAGTGAAGGGGCAAGCATCGATACAAAACCTCAATTGGAGATCTTTGCAGACGATGTAAAATGCTCTCACGGTTGTACGGTAGGCCAGCTGAATGAGGATGCCCTATTCTATCTGAGAGCAAGAGGAATCTCTAAAAAAGAGGCACAGGCACTTCTTTTATATGCTTTCGCTAATGATGCAATGCAGAATGTCGATATTGAACCGCTGAAAGAAAAAATTTCGAAGCTATTGGCTGAAAAATTAGAAGTAGATATAGAATTTTAA